In Nematostella vectensis chromosome 2, jaNemVect1.1, whole genome shotgun sequence, one genomic interval encodes:
- the LOC5516132 gene encoding transcription factor Jun, producing MEESQEATFYQDEGITSHLMPHYLYDKHELHLNLHPVAEDPKLLDLKRNATPSELRSPDFSLLKLASPDIEKMLMSLQSGISASPTPGSLFNSTAHGPVNPTTTEQYSRGFTEALQDLHDRQASGESLIDLADNSDTTDPFLGEPAGNGVFLSTNPATVRTSVESVVYSTNLTRNETSEYFSNTSNIYSNSNRSVLYNPFSTTTGSSTYPTVFSYPPESNQLTGFQDYVTDTASALRGFSPYGNVVKQEIPGNFKLESQTTESGVLQPIDLEIQEVVKRERKKQRNRIASSKCRKRKLEREARLENRVKDLKERNIELNAVANALKQQVCDLKQRVMDHVSEGCQVMLAHQSRMSPS from the coding sequence ATGGAGGAATCGCAGGAAGCCACTTTTTATCAGGATGAAGGGATCACGTCCCATCTCATGCCACATTATCTTTATGATAAACACGAGCTTCACCTCAACTTGCATCCTGTGGCGGAAGACCCAAAGCTTTTGGACCTCAAGAGAAATGCGACACCTTCAGAACTGCGCTCACCTGACTTTAGCCTTCTCAAGCTCGCCTCCCCGGACATCGAGAAGATGCTTATGTCTCTGCAAAGTGGGATATCAGCAAGTCCGACGCCAGGGTCGCTATTCAACAGCACCGCGCATGGACCAGTGAACCCGACGACAACGGAGCAATACTCGCGCGGATTCACTGAAGCTCTGCAGGACCTCCACGACAGACAAGCCTCAGGAGAATCGCTCATTGACCTTGCGGACAACTCCGATACAACCGATCCCTTCCTGGGTGAACCAGCAGGCAACGGAGTCTTTCTGAGCACAAACCCAGCGACCGTAAGAACTAGTGTGGAGTCAGTGGTCTATTCAACTAATCTTACGCGTAATGAAACAAGTGAATACTTCTCCAATACTAGTAATATTTACTCGAACTCCAACAGAAGCGTTTTATACAACCCTTTCTCGACCACGACGGGGTCTTCGACCTACCCGACTGTATTCTCGTACCCACCGGAGAGCAATCAGCTTACAGGTTTTCAAGACTATGTCACCGATACGGCTAGTGCTTTGCGCGGGTTTTCGCCTTACGGGAATGTAGTAAAGCAAGAGATACCAGGTAATTTTAAGCTCGAGTCGCAAACTACCGAGTCAGGTGTTTTGCAACCCATCGATTTGGAAATTCAAGAAGTGGTTAAACGAGAGCGCAAAAAGCAGCGCAATAGAATCGCGTCATCCAAGTGCCGCAAAAGAAAGCTTGAACGCGAGGCGAGGTTAGAGAATAGAGTGAAAGACCTGAAAGAGAGGAACATTGAGCTGAATGCAGTTGCAAACGCACTAAAGCAACAAGTGTGTGATCTTAAGCAGAGAGTCATGGACCATGTAAGCGAAGGTTGTCAGGTTATGCTCGCGCACCAGTCACGGATGTCGCCTAGTTAG